A genomic window from Salvia miltiorrhiza cultivar Shanhuang (shh) chromosome 5, IMPLAD_Smil_shh, whole genome shotgun sequence includes:
- the LOC131025063 gene encoding zinc finger protein CONSTANS-LIKE 16-like: protein MQEANQSMVSDTTHKSVRACDNCVRKRARWYCAADDAFLCDACDSSVHSANPLARRHERVRLKTTSSSPSKENNEISFSLDEDDSRAGTVHPPSWHKGFTRKARTPRRQKKSSSSNNNNNNISKSGGKVASDIMIPLHLVPEEEICSEEESEEQLLYRVPVMDVFRREMSDFERINLLPSESEFAADVESLLGKGLEDEAFDIEGLGIFDDVEVRIKAEEDEEIGAAAEAEAEEGNHHHHHHHLLQIELGRETFELNFDYASPFTCDEEDNKMKIIGDKDDSSKAEAAAALLKLDYDRVMSAWDHKKSPWMSGERPEFTSGDWWPHHCCSGTSGAMHAYGEAAMRAAVGDGGREARVSRYREKRRTRLFSKKIRYEVRKLNAEKRPRMKGRFVKRASFAASAFPLLNK, encoded by the exons ATGCAAGAAGCAAACCAATCCATGGTGTCCGACACTACTCATAAATCAGTCAGAGCCTGCGACAACTGTGTCAGAAAACGCGCCCGCTGGTACTGCGCCGCAGACGACGCATTCTTGTGCGACGCCTGCGACTCCTCCGTCCACTCGGCAAACCCCCTCGCGCGCAGACACGAGAGGGTTCGCCTCAAGACTACCTCATCGTCACCGTCCAAGGAAAATAACGAGATTTCATTCTCCTTGGACGAGGATGATTCGAGGGCGGGCACCGTGCACCCGCCCTCGTGGCACAAGGGTTTCACGAGAAAAGCTCGAACCCCGCGGCGCCAGAAGaaaagcagcagcagcaacaacaacaacaacaacatcagCAAAAGCGGCGGGAAAGTCGCGAGCGATATTATGATTCCGCTGCATCTGGTGCCGGAGGAGGAGATCTGCAGCGAGGAGGAGAGCGAGGAGCAGCTGCTTTATCGGGTGCCGGTGATGGATGTGTTTAGGCGAGAAATGAGTGATTTTGAAAGGATTAATCTTCTACCGTCGGAATCGGAGTTCGCGGCGGATGTGGAGAGCTTGCTGGGGAAGGGGCTCGAGGATGAGGCCTTTGATATCGAGGGATTGGGGATTTTCGATGACGTGGAAGTGAGGATTAAagctgaagaagatgaagagattggggcggcggcggaggcggaggcggaggaggggaatcatcatcatcaccatcatcatcttcttcagaTTGAATTGGGAAGAGAGACTTTCGAGCTGAATTTCGACTACGCGTCTCCGTTCACATGTGATGAAGAAGACAATAAAATGAAAATCATTGGAGACAAGGACGATTCGAGtaaggcggaggcggcggccgccttGTTGAAGCTGGACTACGACCGCGTCATGTCCGCTTGGGACCACAAAAAGTCGCCGTGGATGAGCGGAGAGAGGCCGGAGTTCACCTCCGGCGACTGGTGGCCTCATCATTGCTGCTCG GGTACAAGTGGGGCAATGCATGCATACGGGGAGGCGGCGATGAGGGCGGCGGTGGGCGACGGAGGGAGAGAAGCGAGGGTGTCGAGATATAGGGAGAAGCGGCGGACGAGGTTGTTTTCGAAGAAGATAAGGTACGAGGTTAGGAAACTGAATGCGGAGAAGCGGCCGAGGATGAAAGGGAGATTCGTTAAGAGAGCAAGTTTCGCGGCTTCTGCTTTCCCTTTGCTTAATAAATAG